CCATGCGTGGCGCATCATCGACTCGCTGGATGCGGCGGCCGGCAAGTAGCGGCGCGGCTCACGGGGCAAACGGTCGCGATCTGCGGTTGAAGGCGGGCGCGCGGCTCTTTGCTAAGAGAGACCGTTCACTCGCTCGCCTTATTGTTGCGATCCGCCTCCATCAGCATCTTTTCGTCGGCTGGCGTGAGTTTGGGACGGTCGACGGTCAGCGTGATCTTTTCGATCTTGCCGTTGAAGGCGAAGGGCGGCTGATAGTCGGCGTCATCGACGCCGGTCAACGTGTCGGAGCCGATGTCGAGCGATTCGTCCCACTGCAGGATCAGCGGCAGGGTGCGCTCCATCTTCGCTTCCGCCACAAGCTCGCCATCGACCTTCAGCACGCCCACGCCGCTGCGGCCGATGCCGGAAATATTGTTGAAGGCCAGGGTGGCGAGGCCGAGACCCTCATAGTTGAAGTCGAATTCGATCGTGTGTCTGCCCGGCGGGATCTGATCGCCGACCCAGCGTTGCCGCTTCAGATCGACGAGGTTCCAGGTGAAGACCGGCTTGCCTTTCAGGAGATAGAAGCCGTAGCCGCCGAAGCGGCCGCCCTGGGTGATCAGCATGCCGTCGCCGCCGCCCTGCGGGATGTCGACTTCGGCCTTGATCGTGTAGGAGGCGTCGAGGATGAACGGGGCGTTGCCGTTCGGCGTGCCGGTCATCGGCTGCGTCCAGGTGAAGACGGTGCGGCCCGCAGTCAGGCTCGGGCGCGGCGTCACCAGCCGTGTGGCGACGGTCGCGTCGAGCGGCAGCACCTGATATTTCCTGGCCTCCCGCCAGAATAGTTTTTCGAGCTCCTTGAGTTTCTCCGGATGCTTGGCGGCGACGTTGTCGGACTGTGTCCAGTCGTTCTTAAGGTCGTAGAGCTCCCAGGGGAAGTTCGCGGGATCCTGGCTCACCCTCCCCATCACGTCCCATGGCGGGCGCATGACCTTGGTGCTGGCGATCCAGCCGTCGTGATAGATGGCGTGGTCGCCGAGCATTTCGAAATATTGAGTCTTGTGCCGCGAGGGGCTTTCGGCGTTCTTGGCGTCGAAGGTGTAGAACAGGCTGACGCCCTCCATCGGACTCTGCGTGACGCCGTCGACCGATTTCGGCTCCGCAATATGCGTCGCCTCCAGGATGGTCGGCGCAATGTCGATCATGTGGTGGAACTGATTGCGGACGCCGCCCTTGTCGGCGATGACTTTGGGCCAGGAGATCGCCATGCCCTGCCGCACCCCGCCAAAATGCGAGGCGATCTGCTTGGTCCAGGAGAAGGGCGTGTCGAAGGCCCAGGCCCAGCCCACCGCCATATGCGGATAGGTCTGATCCGTGCCCCATTTGTCGTAGAAATATTTGAGCTGCTCTTCGACCGGGACCTGCACGCCGTTGAACATGGCGACTTCGTTCGGCGTGCCGTGAAGCTGGCCTTCGGCGCTCGTTCCGTTGTCGCCGTTGATGTAGATGATCAGCGTGTTGTCGAGCTTGCCCATGTCGTCGACCGCCTGAATGACGCGCCCGATCTCATGGTCGGTGTAGGCGGCGTAAGCGGCGAAGATTTCCGCCTGCTTGATGTAGAGTTTCTTTTCGTCCGGGGTCAGCTCGTCCCAGTTCTTGAGGAGATCGTGCGGCCAGGCGGTCAGTTTCGCGGTCTCAGGGATCACGCCGAGCTTCTTTTGATTTTCGAAGATCTGGTCGCGCAGCGCATTCCAGCCCTTGTCGAAAAGATGCAGGTCGCCGATCTTCTTGACCCATTCCGGCGTCGGATGATGCGGGGCGTGCGTCCCGCCGGGGACGTAATAGAGGAAGAAGGGCTGTTCCGGGGCAAGCGCGTTGATGCGGTTGAGATAGGCGATGGCGTCGTCGGCCATGGCGGTCGTTAGGTTCCAGCCGGGCTTGCCGAGGAAGGGATAGATCTGCGTCGTGTTGCGGAACAGATTCGGGGCCCATTGATTGGAGTCGCCGCCGACGAAACCATAAAAATAGTCGAAACCCATGCCGGTCGGCCACTGATCGAAGGGGCCGTCCTGGCTTGCGTAAAAGGCCGGCGTATTGTGATCCTTGCCGAACCACGAGGTGCGATAGCCGCTCTCCTTTAGAATTCGGCCGATCGTCGCCTTGTTGTCGGGGATGATGCTGTCGTAGCCCGGATAGCCGGTCGCCTGTTCGGCGACGACGCCGAAGCCGACGGAATGGTGGTTGCGTCCCGTGATCAGCGCCGCGCGCGTCGGCGAGCACAGCGCCGTCGAATTGAAGTTGGTGTAGCGCAGTCCGTTCTGGGCGATGCGGTCGAGCGAAGGCGTCGGGACGACGCCGCCAAAGGTGCTCGGCACGCCGAAGCCGGAATCATCGGTCATGATCAACAGCACATTTGGCGCGCCCTTCGGCGGTTCGATCCGCGGCGGCCAATAAGGCGTCGACTGCGCCGCGTTCTTCTGGATCTTGCCGCCGAATTTGAATGGCGGCGCCGGCAGCTGGTCGCCCTTGATCGTGATCGTCGCGCTCGGCGAGCCGGGCGCGCCCTCAATGACGCCGCCGCCGGAGGATTCAGCACCGCGCCGCTGCGCGTGGGGGACGCCGCTTCGGCTTTGCGCATGGGCGGGAAAACCGGCCAAGGCGGCGATCGACAGCGCCGCGAGCGTCCGCCGCAACAAGAGGAAGATGAAACGCTTTTCGGGCGCGGACACGAGCTGCATGAATGGCCTCCTGGAGAGCTTTTCCCAGCACCCGACCATTTGCGCCTCGGCGTAAACGAAACGATCGACGGGAGCCGGCGGCGCGCCGCGCTCTAACTTGCATTGGAGCCTTGACCATAAATGCTTTTTCGACAAGCTGCTAGGGAATGTCGGACAGGCGCGCGGAGCGGCGTCGACGCGCGGTCCGGCAAGGCGGACGCCTCGCCGTCATTCTTCGACCGCGCTCGCGCCGTTCAGAACTTCATGCCGAGTCCGGCGACGGGCCCATGAATGATCGCGTTCATGCCGCTCTGCCTGCCGTCCACCCATTTGGAAAAATCCATGCCGAGAGCCCGGTAGCCGACGAGCCCCGTGAAATGCGCGCCCTTATAGTCGACGTCGGCGCTGTAGCCGCCGTAAGCCTGCCAGCTGAATTTGCTGCCGGCGCCGAAGCCGCCAATGTCGCCGCGCATCTCGAACGCGCTTCCCGGCGCAAAAGCATGGCGCAGGCGCAGGCCGACGACCGGGTCCATCCACCAGAGCGCGCCCGTCTGGACAGTGCTCTTCAGACCAATCTGCTGGACGCCGAGCTGAGCTAAATTTGCGCCCGCGACGCCGTCGACGTCGAGCTTTACGGACATGTTGACATAGCGAAGGCCGGCGTAGGCGCCGATCGAGGTAAAGGACGCCGGCGCGTTCATCAATCTCCAGCGCGCGAGCTCATAGCCCATGCCGGCCTCGCCAATGCCGAGCGTCATTTTCATGCGTCCGCTGACGCTCGCCGAGACCGACAGATCAGCGATCGGCGAGCGCAGGGAGAGGGCGGAGCCGCCAAAGCGCATCTGCGCCCAGACAATGTCGCCGTAGGCCCAGAACGGGCCGTTCTCGGCCTCGGCGCGGCCCATGAACGCCAAGGGGAAGGACGAGCTCCGCGTGAGCGCGTCGATGAAGGTCGCGTTCGTTGCAAGCGTCTGGTTTGCAAGGGTCATCGCGCCATTGAGATTGATCGCCCAGAAATACGGCAGCAGGAGGAAATTCCACTCTCCATAACGCCCCCGCTCGACGGATTCGAATTTCGGCGCGGCGAAAAGCGGCGTCGCCGAAGAAGTCGCCTCCGGCATGGTGGAGTCGAAGCGGTAATTCAGACCCAGGCGCAGAACATGGCCGTTATAGCGCGTGTTGACGCCCGTGGCGTCCAGGACGACCACGGCGCGGGTGAGGGGGTCGTCATGATGCAGCGAGGGGTTCGACAGCCAGAGTCGACCCAGCTCATAATAAAGATATTCGAGCTTTCCCGAGAGGTTGTGGCCGAGCGCCATTTCCGCGCCGGCGCCGACCGTCCAGCCAGTGAGAATATTGAAACGGTCGCCGCGCACCGTATCGGAGAGCAGGAGTCCCGGCTGCAGATTCTGCGACACCGCGCCTGAGAGATTGGCGCCGCCATAGGCGAGGCCGCCCGTCACATAGGCCATGAGGGTCGGGGTCACGGCATAGCCGAGACGGCCGCGCGCCGTGCCCAGAAATTCGAGTTGCCGATCGAGCTTGAGACTCGTCCCGGCGTAACCGCCCGGGGCCTGGTCGACGCGGAGCTGGCCGCCGCCGCCGCGCACGCCGGCGCCTTGAATGTCGGCCTCGACGCCGGCGATCAAACGCTCGGCGAATTGCCAATTATAGCCGATCTGGCCGCCAAAGAAGAAAGCGTCGAGCCGCGCGCCGATCACGCCCGTTGCGCCCGCCGCCGAGGCGGCGCCGAACCGGGCGGCCGACGCGTCGAAGAGATTGATCGTCGAAATCGTTATCGGCTTGCTTGCCGTCCATGTGTAGCCCGCATTGAAGCCGACATAGAGTCCCGTCCAGGTGAACGCGGGCGGCGGCGCAGGAGCGGCTTTCGCCGGCAGGTCGGCGCCAAGAGCCGGCGACGCCAGCGAGAGGGAAGCGAGAAACGCCGCCCTTGTCCGAAAATCCGAATAGTTCGACATATGTCCGCGACAATTGGAGCAGCCTGTCGCGACTATAGCAGAACGTGAGCGCAGCTGAGGCGTTTCCCTGGCGGCCGCGCTCGAATTTCGCCGGACGTTGCCGGCCAGATACACCTATTTGCGCGCGCCCTCGCGCATCGCGCGCAGAAACGCCGCAAGGTTGCGAACCGAGGCGTCCTGCGGTTCGAGTTGCGAGAGGGTTTCGGCGTGTGGCGAGGCGGCGGCGTAATCGCCTCTTTCTATTTCATAGGACGCGAGCGCCATGAGAATGTCGCGGTCGAACGCATGGCGCTGGAGCGCGCGCAGCAGAACGTCGCGGGCTTTCTCTGGCGCGCCCGCGTCATGCAGCGCCACGCCGTAGACATAAGCAAAGCGCGCATCCTCCGGGGACAGGCTGACCGCCTTCTCGAGGCTCTCGAGCGCCTCCGTGAGGCGCTTTTGTCGAATGAGGCTCAGCCCCAGCGCATGCGCGAGCGGTCCGGAATCGGGGTTTAGCGCCAGGGATTTTTGCAGCGTCTCCTCCGCGCTGCGCTCATCGCCCTGCGCACGCGCCATTTCGGCGAGCGCAATGGCCGCGGGCGCGAAGGTCTTGTCGAGGGCGAGCGCCCGTTCATAGGCGTCCCGCGCCGCCTCGAGCCGGCCGCGCGCCAGATTCAACGCGGCGAGATTGGCCTGCGATTCCGGCCTTTCGGCGTTGAACGCCTGCCCCGCCTCATATTCGCCGAGCGCCTTCTCGAAAGCCATCCGATCCTTCGCCGACAACGCCGCTTCGGCGTCGCCGGCGAGCGCGCGCGCCGCCTCCATGCGCACGAGGCGGGTTTCGTCGGCGAGGAGCGGCGCGAGCGCCTCGATGCGGGTTCTCGCGTCGGCGTTGGCGACGACGGCCGCGGCCGACGACCGCACGATCGGGCTCTTGTCGGCGAGAGCGCGCCTGGCGCGTTCGATTGCGGCCGGTTGCGGAACAAGAGCGAGACGCTGCAGCGCGCTGGCGCGGGCGACGGCGGACTGGCTTTCGTCCGCGATGACGCGCAGCAGGGCGTCCGCGGCGCCGGGCGCCTGACGATCGGCAAGGTCGAACGCTTCGGCGAATGTCTGGAAGCCCGGCTTGCCGTCCATTCGCCATCGCGTCAGCGTCTCGGCGGCCCATGCCGCCGTCTTCGCGCCATGGCATTGGCTGCAGGCGTTCGGCGCGGCCAGAGTCGCCGAGCGGTCGGGACGCGGGATGCGCATCGAGTGGTCATGGCGCGCGTCGACGCCCATGTAGGTCGTCGTCGGCATGTGGCAATCGACGCATTGCGCTCCGGCCGATCCCGGCGCGTGATGGTGATGCGCCGCGCCGTCGAACGTCCCCGGGTCGTGACATTGGCCGCACAGCGCATTCCCCGCGAGCCGCGTCTTGCCGGCGTGCGGATCGTGGCAGTCCGCGCATGTCACGCCCGCCGCATACATGCGGCTCTGCAGGAAGGAGGCGAAATTATAAACCTCCTCGCGCTGCTGGCCGTCGGGATAATAAAGGCCGGCGTCGAGCGTTGCGGGACGAAAAGCGTCGTAAAAGCGCGCGGCCGCGACCGGGTCGTCGGAAAATTGCTGGCGGCGCGCGTGGCATCCGGCGCAGGCGAGCGCCTCCTTGTCGCTCGGCGGCGGACCCGAACGCGTCGCCGTCGCGCCGCCGCTCGCTTTCCAA
This DNA window, taken from Methylocystis echinoides, encodes the following:
- a CDS encoding tetratricopeptide repeat protein; the protein is MLLVLRLWAMIALIVGFGPAAVAQPQEARFVGSAACASCHASAYQSWQGSQHRAAMQEPDETTVLGRFDGSSFRKGENATVFLKRDGKFIIRADGADGQAGDFPVRYVFGLYPLQQYLIEGPGGRLQAFTIAWDSRPAERGGQRWFDLYPAAGTAPGDPLHWTGLDQNWNYQCAWCHATNLRKNYDQASQIFSTTFSEIGVGCESCHGPASLHLDWAAHPSASQTDHGFAFRFDQRAGVAWKASGGATATRSGPPPSDKEALACAGCHARRQQFSDDPVAAARFYDAFRPATLDAGLYYPDGQQREEVYNFASFLQSRMYAAGVTCADCHDPHAGKTRLAGNALCGQCHDPGTFDGAAHHHHAPGSAGAQCVDCHMPTTTYMGVDARHDHSMRIPRPDRSATLAAPNACSQCHGAKTAAWAAETLTRWRMDGKPGFQTFAEAFDLADRQAPGAADALLRVIADESQSAVARASALQRLALVPQPAAIERARRALADKSPIVRSSAAAVVANADARTRIEALAPLLADETRLVRMEAARALAGDAEAALSAKDRMAFEKALGEYEAGQAFNAERPESQANLAALNLARGRLEAARDAYERALALDKTFAPAAIALAEMARAQGDERSAEETLQKSLALNPDSGPLAHALGLSLIRQKRLTEALESLEKAVSLSPEDARFAYVYGVALHDAGAPEKARDVLLRALQRHAFDRDILMALASYEIERGDYAAASPHAETLSQLEPQDASVRNLAAFLRAMREGARK
- a CDS encoding outer membrane beta-barrel protein, whose protein sequence is MSNYSDFRTRAAFLASLSLASPALGADLPAKAAPAPPPAFTWTGLYVGFNAGYTWTASKPITISTINLFDASAARFGAASAAGATGVIGARLDAFFFGGQIGYNWQFAERLIAGVEADIQGAGVRGGGGQLRVDQAPGGYAGTSLKLDRQLEFLGTARGRLGYAVTPTLMAYVTGGLAYGGANLSGAVSQNLQPGLLLSDTVRGDRFNILTGWTVGAGAEMALGHNLSGKLEYLYYELGRLWLSNPSLHHDDPLTRAVVVLDATGVNTRYNGHVLRLGLNYRFDSTMPEATSSATPLFAAPKFESVERGRYGEWNFLLLPYFWAINLNGAMTLANQTLATNATFIDALTRSSSFPLAFMGRAEAENGPFWAYGDIVWAQMRFGGSALSLRSPIADLSVSASVSGRMKMTLGIGEAGMGYELARWRLMNAPASFTSIGAYAGLRYVNMSVKLDVDGVAGANLAQLGVQQIGLKSTVQTGALWWMDPVVGLRLRHAFAPGSAFEMRGDIGGFGAGSKFSWQAYGGYSADVDYKGAHFTGLVGYRALGMDFSKWVDGRQSGMNAIIHGPVAGLGMKF
- a CDS encoding arylsulfatase, with protein sequence MQLVSAPEKRFIFLLLRRTLAALSIAALAGFPAHAQSRSGVPHAQRRGAESSGGGVIEGAPGSPSATITIKGDQLPAPPFKFGGKIQKNAAQSTPYWPPRIEPPKGAPNVLLIMTDDSGFGVPSTFGGVVPTPSLDRIAQNGLRYTNFNSTALCSPTRAALITGRNHHSVGFGVVAEQATGYPGYDSIIPDNKATIGRILKESGYRTSWFGKDHNTPAFYASQDGPFDQWPTGMGFDYFYGFVGGDSNQWAPNLFRNTTQIYPFLGKPGWNLTTAMADDAIAYLNRINALAPEQPFFLYYVPGGTHAPHHPTPEWVKKIGDLHLFDKGWNALRDQIFENQKKLGVIPETAKLTAWPHDLLKNWDELTPDEKKLYIKQAEIFAAYAAYTDHEIGRVIQAVDDMGKLDNTLIIYINGDNGTSAEGQLHGTPNEVAMFNGVQVPVEEQLKYFYDKWGTDQTYPHMAVGWAWAFDTPFSWTKQIASHFGGVRQGMAISWPKVIADKGGVRNQFHHMIDIAPTILEATHIAEPKSVDGVTQSPMEGVSLFYTFDAKNAESPSRHKTQYFEMLGDHAIYHDGWIASTKVMRPPWDVMGRVSQDPANFPWELYDLKNDWTQSDNVAAKHPEKLKELEKLFWREARKYQVLPLDATVATRLVTPRPSLTAGRTVFTWTQPMTGTPNGNAPFILDASYTIKAEVDIPQGGGDGMLITQGGRFGGYGFYLLKGKPVFTWNLVDLKRQRWVGDQIPPGRHTIEFDFNYEGLGLATLAFNNISGIGRSGVGVLKVDGELVAEAKMERTLPLILQWDESLDIGSDTLTGVDDADYQPPFAFNGKIEKITLTVDRPKLTPADEKMLMEADRNNKASE